In a single window of the Branchiostoma floridae strain S238N-H82 chromosome 2, Bfl_VNyyK, whole genome shotgun sequence genome:
- the LOC118405551 gene encoding basement membrane-specific heparan sulfate proteoglycan core protein-like isoform X5 translates to MATLLAVIMLFIAAVRAQRPCPDPGSQFQCGDGLCIDRRWVCDRRPDCKDYADETGCPDAPDVLPDGSRLLYMVYIYGLPPPSSALNAQAQPVACGASQFTCRSGQCVSAAGVCNGRPDCADRSDEVGCGRSTCNGHSNIRDPATGYCLNCQHNTQGTQCEFCSPGYYGDARRGTPNDCRPLPGQTGAVITRRVSRPCNCHRHAYMCDAQGNCMNCQHNTRGNNCEHCEEGYAGNAQGGTPYDCQPVQKIQCYCYRHASSCDANGRCVNCQHNTYGEHCENCLPGYQGDPKKGTPYDCEVARASDQQQSPSYSCNCHGHARACDSYGRCLDCQHNTMGYRCETCKPGYTGDATRGSALDCQAQSPPCNCYRHAYNCDQYGTCVNCLHNTDGKNCERCKVGYQGDAKRGTPQDCQRVSPPAPPPARTYQCYCYGHSNQCDQYGRCLNCRHNTYGSRCENCLPGYQGDAKTGLPSSCTAVSRPAPPPARAPAPAPPPAQQQPSRRQCYCYGHSNQCDSNGRCINCMHNTEGPNCEQCREGYAGEARRGTPYDCLLVEDCKCYGHSDECDASGRCLRCKHNTMGDHCEKCLPGYTGDPRYSTPGDCSAIVPCTCNGHSDACDAEGICLNCKHNTQGDQCEVCADGYRGDATRGTPNDCHWAFEPCDCYGHSTECDSRGRCQNCDHNTYGDKCQYCKPGYVGDGRLGTPDDCQRVTSPIDRVPCFCNRHSDVCDNFGRCLYCQHNTEGDQCERCAMGYFGDAEEGTAADCKMLVPCMCHQHANDCDEMGRCIGCLHNTEGDKCERCKDGFMGDATEGTPDDCRPSIPCKCNGHANDCDANGKCMNCLHNTRGEFCELCQIGFYGDPSSGDVDACKECPCPLTTRENRFAETCFLDSDNKPTCRNCRRGHQGRDCGKCKPGYMGNPFVMNGGCVRRPSGVRSQPRRIPVRIIP, encoded by the exons GACTACGCCGACGAGACGGGCTGTCCCG ATGCCCCGGATGTTCTGCCCGATGGAAGTAGGCTGCTTTACATGGTTTATATTTATGGGCTCCCGCCGCCTTCTTCAGCGCTCAATG CCCAGGCCCAGCCGGTGGCGTGCGGGGCGTCCCAGTTCACGTGCCGCTCGGGACAGTGCGTCTCCGCCGCCGGGGTGTGCAACGGGCGGCCCGACTGCGCAGACAGGTCCGACGAGGTCGGATGCG GTAGATCCACCTGTAACGGTCACTCCAACATCCGCGACCCGGCCACAGGATACTGCCTG AACTGTCAGCACAACACGCAGGGGACTCAGTGCGAATTCTGCTCCCCCGGTTACTATGGAGACGCTCGAAGGGGCACGCCCAACGACTGCCGGCCGCTGCCTGGTCAGACGGGCGCTGTGATCACCCGGCGGGTGTCCAGGCCGTGTAACTGTCACAGGCACGCCTACATGTGCGACGCGCAGGGGAACTGCATG AATTGCCAACACAACACACGAGGGAACAACTGCGAGCACTGTGAGGAGGGGTACGCGGGGAACGCGCAGGGCGGGACTCCCTACGACTGTCAGCCCGTACAGAAGATACAGTGTTACTGCTACAGGCACGCCTCCAGCTGCGATGCAAACGGAAGATGCGTG AACTGTCAGCACAACACGTACGGAGAACACTGTGAGAACTGTTTACCTGGTTACCAAGGCGACCCGAAAAAGGGCACGCCGTACGACTGCGAGGTGGCCCGAGCGTCGGACCAGCAGCAGTCGCCGTCCTACAGCTGTAACTGCCACGGCCACGCGCGGGCCTGCGACTCCTACGGAAGGTGCTTG GACTGCCAGCACAACACGATGGGTTACCGCTGTGAGACGTGTAAGCCCGGCTACACCGGTGACGCCACCCGCGGGTCGGCCCTGGACTGCCAGGCACAGAGCCCGccctgtaactgttacagacaCGCCTACAACTGCGACCAGTACGGCACATGTGTG AACTGTCTCCACAACACAGACGGCAAAAACTGCGAGCGGTGCAAAGTTGGTTACCAAGGCGACGCGAAGAGGGGCACGCCCCAGGACTGCCAGCGGGTCTCCCCTCCGGCCCCGCCCCCCGCCAGGACCTACCAGTGCTACTGCTACGGACACTCCAACCAATGTGACCAGTACGGCCGCTGCCTG AATTGTCGCCACAACACGTACGGGTCTCGCTGTGAGAACTGTCTGCCCGGGTACCAAGGGGACGCGAAGACCGGCCTGCCCAGCTCCTGTACGGCCGTGTCGCGCCCCGCACCACCTCCCGCCCGGGCCCCGGCACCTGCTCCCCCGCCTGCACAGCAGCAGCCTTCCCGTAGGCAGTGCTACTGCTACGGCCACTCCAACCAGTGCGACTCTAACGGACGCTGCATT AACTGTATGCACAACACGGAGGGCCCGAACTGTGAGCAGTGTCGGGAGGGGTACGCGGGAGAGGCGCGAAGAGGCACGCCATACGACTGCCTGCTGGTGGAGGACTGCAAGTGTTACGGGCACTCCGATGAGTGCGACGCCTCGGGAAGGTGTCTG CGCTGCAAACACAACACGATGGGTGACCACTGCGAGAAGTGCCTGCCGGGCTACACGGGAGACCCCCGCTACAGCACCCCGGGGGACTGCAGCGCCATCGTGCCCTGTACCTGCAACGGCCACTCCGACGCCTGCGACGCAGAAGGGATATGCCTG AACTGCAAGCACAACACGCAGGGTGACCAGTGCGAGGTGTGTGCGGACGGATACAGAGGTGACGCCACCAGGGGAACGCCTAACGACTGTCACTGGGCCTTCGAGCCGTGCGACTGTTACGGACACTCCACTGAATGTGACTCCAGGGGACGGTGCCAG AACTGTGATCACAACACGTACGGCGACAAGTGCCAGTACTGCAAGCCCGGGTACGTCGGTGACGGCCGGCTGGGCACGCCTGACGACTGTCAGCGGGTGACGTCACCCATCGACCGGGTGCCCTGCTTCTGCAACCGCCACTCCGACGTCTGCGACAACTTCGGACGCTGCCTC TACTGCCAGCACAACACAGAGGGCGACCAGTGTGAGCGGTGCGCGATGGGGTACTTCGGGGACGCTGAGGAAGGTACGGCGGCGGACTGTAAGATGCTGGTGCCCTGCATGTGCCATCAGCACGCGAACGACTGCGACGAGATGGGCAGATGCATA GGCTGTCTCCACAACACAGAAGGCGACAAGTGCGAGCGGTGTAAGGACGGGTTCATGGGGGACGCCACGGAGGGCACGCCTGACGACTGTCGCCCCTCAATCCCCTGCAAATGTAACGGGCACGCCAATGACTGCGACGCCAACGGGAAATGTATG AACTGCCTGCACAACACCCGAGGCGAGTTCTGTGAGCTGTGTCAGATCGGGTTCTACGGCGACCCGTCCAGCGGAGATGTGGACGCCTGTAAAGAATGTCCCTGTCCGCTCACGACCAGGGAAAACAG GTTTGCCGAAACCTGTTTCCTTGACAGCGACAACAAGCCTACATGTAGAAATTGTAGAAGAGGACATCAAGGCAGAGACTGCGGAAA ATGTAAGCCCGGCTACATGGGGAACCCGTTCGTTATGAACGGCGGCTGTGTACGGAGACCGTCAG GGGTTAGGTCGCAACCGAGAAGAATACCAGTCCGGATCATCCCGTGA
- the LOC118405551 gene encoding basement membrane-specific heparan sulfate proteoglycan core protein-like isoform X4: MATLLAVIMLFIAAVRAQRPCPDPGSQFQCGDGLCIDRRWVCDRRPDCKDYADETGCPDAPDVLPDGSRLLYMVYIYGLPPPSSALNAQAQPVACGASQFTCRSGQCVSAAGVCNGRPDCADRSDEVGCGRSTCNGHSNIRDPATGYCLKCEHNTYGSQCQYCSPGFYGDARRGTPSDCQPISDQSGARVSHQQQVTRRCNCHGHAYQCDYIGRCLNCQHNTRGNNCEHCEEGYAGNAQGGTPYDCQPVQKIQCYCYRHASSCDANGRCVNCQHNTYGEHCENCLPGYQGDPKKGTPYDCEVARASDQQQSPSYSCNCHGHARACDSYGRCLDCQHNTMGYRCETCKPGYTGDATRGSALDCQAQSPPCNCYRHAYNCDQYGTCVNCLHNTDGKNCERCKVGYQGDAKRGTPQDCQRVSPPAPPPARTYQCYCYGHSNQCDQYGRCLNCRHNTYGSRCENCLPGYQGDAKTGLPSSCTAVSRPAPPPARAPAPAPPPAQQQPSRRQCYCYGHSNQCDSNGRCINCMHNTEGPNCEQCREGYAGEARRGTPYDCLLVEDCKCYGHSDECDASGRCLRCKHNTMGDHCEKCLPGYTGDPRYSTPGDCSAIVPCTCNGHSDACDAEGICLNCKHNTQGDQCEVCADGYRGDATRGTPNDCHWAFEPCDCYGHSTECDSRGRCQNCDHNTYGDKCQYCKPGYVGDGRLGTPDDCQRVTSPIDRVPCFCNRHSDVCDNFGRCLYCQHNTEGDQCERCAMGYFGDAEEGTAADCKMLVPCMCHQHANDCDEMGRCIGCLHNTEGDKCERCKDGFMGDATEGTPDDCRPSIPCKCNGHANDCDANGKCMNCLHNTRGEFCELCQIGFYGDPSSGDVDACKECPCPLTTRENRFAETCFLDSDNKPTCRNCRRGHQGRDCGKCKPGYMGNPFVMNGGCVRRPSGVRSQPRRIPVRIIP; the protein is encoded by the exons GACTACGCCGACGAGACGGGCTGTCCCG ATGCCCCGGATGTTCTGCCCGATGGAAGTAGGCTGCTTTACATGGTTTATATTTATGGGCTCCCGCCGCCTTCTTCAGCGCTCAATG CCCAGGCCCAGCCGGTGGCGTGCGGGGCGTCCCAGTTCACGTGCCGCTCGGGACAGTGCGTCTCCGCCGCCGGGGTGTGCAACGGGCGGCCCGACTGCGCAGACAGGTCCGACGAGGTCGGATGCG GTAGATCCACCTGTAACGGTCACTCCAACATCCGCGACCCGGCCACAGGATACTGCCTG AAATGTGAACACAACACGTACGGCAGTCAGTGTCAGTACTGCTCACCCGGTTTCTATGGCGACGCACGGAGGGGCACGCCCAGCGACTGCCAGCCGATATCCGACCAATCAGGCGCCCGCGTCAGTCACCAACAACAGGTTACCAGGCGATGTAACTGTCACGGGCACGCGTATCAGTGTGATTACATTGGCAGGTGCTTG AATTGCCAACACAACACACGAGGGAACAACTGCGAGCACTGTGAGGAGGGGTACGCGGGGAACGCGCAGGGCGGGACTCCCTACGACTGTCAGCCCGTACAGAAGATACAGTGTTACTGCTACAGGCACGCCTCCAGCTGCGATGCAAACGGAAGATGCGTG AACTGTCAGCACAACACGTACGGAGAACACTGTGAGAACTGTTTACCTGGTTACCAAGGCGACCCGAAAAAGGGCACGCCGTACGACTGCGAGGTGGCCCGAGCGTCGGACCAGCAGCAGTCGCCGTCCTACAGCTGTAACTGCCACGGCCACGCGCGGGCCTGCGACTCCTACGGAAGGTGCTTG GACTGCCAGCACAACACGATGGGTTACCGCTGTGAGACGTGTAAGCCCGGCTACACCGGTGACGCCACCCGCGGGTCGGCCCTGGACTGCCAGGCACAGAGCCCGccctgtaactgttacagacaCGCCTACAACTGCGACCAGTACGGCACATGTGTG AACTGTCTCCACAACACAGACGGCAAAAACTGCGAGCGGTGCAAAGTTGGTTACCAAGGCGACGCGAAGAGGGGCACGCCCCAGGACTGCCAGCGGGTCTCCCCTCCGGCCCCGCCCCCCGCCAGGACCTACCAGTGCTACTGCTACGGACACTCCAACCAATGTGACCAGTACGGCCGCTGCCTG AATTGTCGCCACAACACGTACGGGTCTCGCTGTGAGAACTGTCTGCCCGGGTACCAAGGGGACGCGAAGACCGGCCTGCCCAGCTCCTGTACGGCCGTGTCGCGCCCCGCACCACCTCCCGCCCGGGCCCCGGCACCTGCTCCCCCGCCTGCACAGCAGCAGCCTTCCCGTAGGCAGTGCTACTGCTACGGCCACTCCAACCAGTGCGACTCTAACGGACGCTGCATT AACTGTATGCACAACACGGAGGGCCCGAACTGTGAGCAGTGTCGGGAGGGGTACGCGGGAGAGGCGCGAAGAGGCACGCCATACGACTGCCTGCTGGTGGAGGACTGCAAGTGTTACGGGCACTCCGATGAGTGCGACGCCTCGGGAAGGTGTCTG CGCTGCAAACACAACACGATGGGTGACCACTGCGAGAAGTGCCTGCCGGGCTACACGGGAGACCCCCGCTACAGCACCCCGGGGGACTGCAGCGCCATCGTGCCCTGTACCTGCAACGGCCACTCCGACGCCTGCGACGCAGAAGGGATATGCCTG AACTGCAAGCACAACACGCAGGGTGACCAGTGCGAGGTGTGTGCGGACGGATACAGAGGTGACGCCACCAGGGGAACGCCTAACGACTGTCACTGGGCCTTCGAGCCGTGCGACTGTTACGGACACTCCACTGAATGTGACTCCAGGGGACGGTGCCAG AACTGTGATCACAACACGTACGGCGACAAGTGCCAGTACTGCAAGCCCGGGTACGTCGGTGACGGCCGGCTGGGCACGCCTGACGACTGTCAGCGGGTGACGTCACCCATCGACCGGGTGCCCTGCTTCTGCAACCGCCACTCCGACGTCTGCGACAACTTCGGACGCTGCCTC TACTGCCAGCACAACACAGAGGGCGACCAGTGTGAGCGGTGCGCGATGGGGTACTTCGGGGACGCTGAGGAAGGTACGGCGGCGGACTGTAAGATGCTGGTGCCCTGCATGTGCCATCAGCACGCGAACGACTGCGACGAGATGGGCAGATGCATA GGCTGTCTCCACAACACAGAAGGCGACAAGTGCGAGCGGTGTAAGGACGGGTTCATGGGGGACGCCACGGAGGGCACGCCTGACGACTGTCGCCCCTCAATCCCCTGCAAATGTAACGGGCACGCCAATGACTGCGACGCCAACGGGAAATGTATG AACTGCCTGCACAACACCCGAGGCGAGTTCTGTGAGCTGTGTCAGATCGGGTTCTACGGCGACCCGTCCAGCGGAGATGTGGACGCCTGTAAAGAATGTCCCTGTCCGCTCACGACCAGGGAAAACAG GTTTGCCGAAACCTGTTTCCTTGACAGCGACAACAAGCCTACATGTAGAAATTGTAGAAGAGGACATCAAGGCAGAGACTGCGGAAA ATGTAAGCCCGGCTACATGGGGAACCCGTTCGTTATGAACGGCGGCTGTGTACGGAGACCGTCAG GGGTTAGGTCGCAACCGAGAAGAATACCAGTCCGGATCATCCCGTGA
- the LOC118405551 gene encoding basement membrane-specific heparan sulfate proteoglycan core protein-like isoform X6, with the protein MATLLAVIMLFIAAVRAQRPCPDPGSQFQCGDGLCIDRRWVCDRRPDCKDYADETGCPDAPDVLPDGSRLLYMVYIYGLPPPSSALNAQAQPVACGASQFTCRSGQCVSAAGVCNGRPDCADRSDEVGCGRSTCNGHSNIRDPATGYCLNCQHNTRGNNCEHCEEGYAGNAQGGTPYDCQPVQKIQCYCYRHASSCDANGRCVNCQHNTYGEHCENCLPGYQGDPKKGTPYDCEVARASDQQQSPSYSCNCHGHARACDSYGRCLDCQHNTMGYRCETCKPGYTGDATRGSALDCQAQSPPCNCYRHAYNCDQYGTCVNCLHNTDGKNCERCKVGYQGDAKRGTPQDCQRVSPPAPPPARTYQCYCYGHSNQCDQYGRCLNCRHNTYGSRCENCLPGYQGDAKTGLPSSCTAVSRPAPPPARAPAPAPPPAQQQPSRRQCYCYGHSNQCDSNGRCINCMHNTEGPNCEQCREGYAGEARRGTPYDCLLVEDCKCYGHSDECDASGRCLRCKHNTMGDHCEKCLPGYTGDPRYSTPGDCSAIVPCTCNGHSDACDAEGICLNCKHNTQGDQCEVCADGYRGDATRGTPNDCHWAFEPCDCYGHSTECDSRGRCQNCDHNTYGDKCQYCKPGYVGDGRLGTPDDCQRVTSPIDRVPCFCNRHSDVCDNFGRCLYCQHNTEGDQCERCAMGYFGDAEEGTAADCKMLVPCMCHQHANDCDEMGRCIGCLHNTEGDKCERCKDGFMGDATEGTPDDCRPSIPCKCNGHANDCDANGKCMNCLHNTRGEFCELCQIGFYGDPSSGDVDACKECPCPLTTRENRFAETCFLDSDNKPTCRNCRRGHQGRDCGKCKPGYMGNPFVMNGGCVRRPSGVRSQPRRIPVRIIP; encoded by the exons GACTACGCCGACGAGACGGGCTGTCCCG ATGCCCCGGATGTTCTGCCCGATGGAAGTAGGCTGCTTTACATGGTTTATATTTATGGGCTCCCGCCGCCTTCTTCAGCGCTCAATG CCCAGGCCCAGCCGGTGGCGTGCGGGGCGTCCCAGTTCACGTGCCGCTCGGGACAGTGCGTCTCCGCCGCCGGGGTGTGCAACGGGCGGCCCGACTGCGCAGACAGGTCCGACGAGGTCGGATGCG GTAGATCCACCTGTAACGGTCACTCCAACATCCGCGACCCGGCCACAGGATACTGCCTG AATTGCCAACACAACACACGAGGGAACAACTGCGAGCACTGTGAGGAGGGGTACGCGGGGAACGCGCAGGGCGGGACTCCCTACGACTGTCAGCCCGTACAGAAGATACAGTGTTACTGCTACAGGCACGCCTCCAGCTGCGATGCAAACGGAAGATGCGTG AACTGTCAGCACAACACGTACGGAGAACACTGTGAGAACTGTTTACCTGGTTACCAAGGCGACCCGAAAAAGGGCACGCCGTACGACTGCGAGGTGGCCCGAGCGTCGGACCAGCAGCAGTCGCCGTCCTACAGCTGTAACTGCCACGGCCACGCGCGGGCCTGCGACTCCTACGGAAGGTGCTTG GACTGCCAGCACAACACGATGGGTTACCGCTGTGAGACGTGTAAGCCCGGCTACACCGGTGACGCCACCCGCGGGTCGGCCCTGGACTGCCAGGCACAGAGCCCGccctgtaactgttacagacaCGCCTACAACTGCGACCAGTACGGCACATGTGTG AACTGTCTCCACAACACAGACGGCAAAAACTGCGAGCGGTGCAAAGTTGGTTACCAAGGCGACGCGAAGAGGGGCACGCCCCAGGACTGCCAGCGGGTCTCCCCTCCGGCCCCGCCCCCCGCCAGGACCTACCAGTGCTACTGCTACGGACACTCCAACCAATGTGACCAGTACGGCCGCTGCCTG AATTGTCGCCACAACACGTACGGGTCTCGCTGTGAGAACTGTCTGCCCGGGTACCAAGGGGACGCGAAGACCGGCCTGCCCAGCTCCTGTACGGCCGTGTCGCGCCCCGCACCACCTCCCGCCCGGGCCCCGGCACCTGCTCCCCCGCCTGCACAGCAGCAGCCTTCCCGTAGGCAGTGCTACTGCTACGGCCACTCCAACCAGTGCGACTCTAACGGACGCTGCATT AACTGTATGCACAACACGGAGGGCCCGAACTGTGAGCAGTGTCGGGAGGGGTACGCGGGAGAGGCGCGAAGAGGCACGCCATACGACTGCCTGCTGGTGGAGGACTGCAAGTGTTACGGGCACTCCGATGAGTGCGACGCCTCGGGAAGGTGTCTG CGCTGCAAACACAACACGATGGGTGACCACTGCGAGAAGTGCCTGCCGGGCTACACGGGAGACCCCCGCTACAGCACCCCGGGGGACTGCAGCGCCATCGTGCCCTGTACCTGCAACGGCCACTCCGACGCCTGCGACGCAGAAGGGATATGCCTG AACTGCAAGCACAACACGCAGGGTGACCAGTGCGAGGTGTGTGCGGACGGATACAGAGGTGACGCCACCAGGGGAACGCCTAACGACTGTCACTGGGCCTTCGAGCCGTGCGACTGTTACGGACACTCCACTGAATGTGACTCCAGGGGACGGTGCCAG AACTGTGATCACAACACGTACGGCGACAAGTGCCAGTACTGCAAGCCCGGGTACGTCGGTGACGGCCGGCTGGGCACGCCTGACGACTGTCAGCGGGTGACGTCACCCATCGACCGGGTGCCCTGCTTCTGCAACCGCCACTCCGACGTCTGCGACAACTTCGGACGCTGCCTC TACTGCCAGCACAACACAGAGGGCGACCAGTGTGAGCGGTGCGCGATGGGGTACTTCGGGGACGCTGAGGAAGGTACGGCGGCGGACTGTAAGATGCTGGTGCCCTGCATGTGCCATCAGCACGCGAACGACTGCGACGAGATGGGCAGATGCATA GGCTGTCTCCACAACACAGAAGGCGACAAGTGCGAGCGGTGTAAGGACGGGTTCATGGGGGACGCCACGGAGGGCACGCCTGACGACTGTCGCCCCTCAATCCCCTGCAAATGTAACGGGCACGCCAATGACTGCGACGCCAACGGGAAATGTATG AACTGCCTGCACAACACCCGAGGCGAGTTCTGTGAGCTGTGTCAGATCGGGTTCTACGGCGACCCGTCCAGCGGAGATGTGGACGCCTGTAAAGAATGTCCCTGTCCGCTCACGACCAGGGAAAACAG GTTTGCCGAAACCTGTTTCCTTGACAGCGACAACAAGCCTACATGTAGAAATTGTAGAAGAGGACATCAAGGCAGAGACTGCGGAAA ATGTAAGCCCGGCTACATGGGGAACCCGTTCGTTATGAACGGCGGCTGTGTACGGAGACCGTCAG GGGTTAGGTCGCAACCGAGAAGAATACCAGTCCGGATCATCCCGTGA